One Triticum dicoccoides isolate Atlit2015 ecotype Zavitan chromosome 3B, WEW_v2.0, whole genome shotgun sequence genomic window, caagaaacaaccggagcccCGTAATTGGTCTTTTGCCCACATCAACCTGCACCAAAGTTATAAAGCTGCTCAAAAAACGGAAGAAAATTGATAAAAATATATTGAACCCGCAACTGAGTGGAAACTGTCACTATAACAATAAGCTTGTATATTCTGTATGTAGTGTGTAATGTTGATCGACAACTTATTTTAATAATTAGTTCATGCAGGAGCTTGAAAATTTCTGAATCAATTCAAGAAAATCTAAATATGTCCTATTCTAATGCTACCACTGTTTTCATCATTCCCAAATAAACTAGCGCTAGCCAATCCTGCCATTCATAGGTTACAAGATAAATGTGATTGATGCAATGCCAAATAGAGTACCAGCGCATCCAGTTTTAATAATGTCACCGGGATTGGATCAAAAGAGTACTAGGTTACAAGATAAATGTGATTGATGCAATGCCAAATAGAGTACCAGCGCATCCAGTTTTAATAATGTCACCGGGATTGGATCAAAAGAGTACTAGGCTAAAATATTTTTTCCCAGTTTCAGAATTTCGCGCTTCACAGTTTCACAATGGGGCTTTCCCACTTAACTTTCATCCATTTATCTTTGTAAGTACTTACACATCTTATACCCTTCATATTGTTGTTTTCACTCAGGAAATGCATTATGTTATCCCTCTATCTAGATCTCGCTCTTGAGTGATAATTGGTTCATAGTTATCTAGCCATGTGATCTGAGTTCAGTTGTGAGTTGCAACATATAAGAGCATCAGCTGATAATCAGATAGATCAACTGTCTAAGCTAACGACCAGGTTGTTTAGGCACTATAAATTCTCTGCACAGTAGAATAAAAATTTGAATGGTCACATAAATATGGAGTATTTTATCTCCAACACTTATCCTAACCTATGTCTACTGTCTATGGCGAAGTTTAAGAGATCATGAGACCACGTAAAAACGATAAAAACAAGGAAATAGATAGATGAACAATGTTTCAGTTATGGCAATATGAAAAGTGTGCATACCATGTTGGTGCAAACATAAAGTGTTGGACCAATAAAATTTACTGGCAAAGATGCACTGCTTTGCTTTTTCCTCTGAGGACCGAGAGGGAGGTCACTATAAACTGGTGCCCACTGCCTTGGAAGCTGGAACTCCAAAAACTGGTGCAATTCCTCAATTGGAGGCTTGTCTGTATGAAATTCAAATATATCACCTTGTTATAAATACATCACCCATCACAATGTTCGATGTGCAAAACGATGTTTGCTAACTTGCTTTTTTTGTTTATGACCTAATGATAGGATGGTGACAAACATCTAGCTTCAAAAGGTTGCAATCCAAACATTCCGTTAAATAGAGTTTATTCTTGAAGCTGGCACATTTTTGTATTTCTTTTGCAGCTCATTTGCAGAGACTAGAAATTTATGACATTATTAGGACTCCATATTGAAACACAAATATTAAAGATGACTGAAAACACCCAGAAGCACATGGAGCCTCACAGAAGCAGGCTGATGATGTTGATCATAAGCTAAAATATAGTGGTATTTTTGCCCGACAGATAACATACAGGGAGTGAAGTAGGTGAACAGAGCTATAAAGGACAACTATTTTATAATAAATATTGCCCAAGAAAACCATTTCCTTAGAATCTAAAGAATAGGGACTTTTTTGTAAAAGAAAGAAGCCAGCCCCCTTTACTGTTTGACCCTTACAGTGATCAAGGGTACAGGTTCTAAAGTCCTGAATAGACTATAGAAAACTTACACCCAAATACATCGCGAGAAACACAAGTTCTTTCCCTATAATCCTAACTCTACATACTATCATGAACTATAAATCAATAACAAGGAACCTGTAGGAAAAAAAGGGAGAAGGGCAAAGAGAAACCTTATTTTCAAATAATTAAAATGAACACGCAACTAAAGTACTAGGGCTGAAGATCAAGACTTCTCTTAATATTATTACTAATTATGCAGTTTCAACTTTCAACATTTCATGCTTATAGGTTAAGAGCTGAGAGATGAATAAACTATTCAGCAAGCTTGAAAGGTTCAGAATTTATACTTACAACGAAGGTACAGATTAATTGCATGATTCAGAAAGCCACTACCAGGAACTCCATTCAACAATGAAGTAATAGGTATAAAAGACATTGAGATAACATCAGGTTCTGCTTGAACAGAATTCAGCCACTCGCTATGAGAGAGCATATCTTTATCCCTTCCACCTCTTCGCCTAGGCAGCACTACCAAATCCTGAAATTATCACAAAGAACAAACATAAATAATACTTCTCCTGTGAACAGTCATAAATTATATCAACACAAAGAACTATACCTCCTTCGAAGCATAAGAATTTAGGGGACTGGACTCCACAAATCTCAGTCGCTGCTCTCTTCTGTCACTCTGCACGGCACACAAAAACATAAATCACCGAGCTAAGAAAAACACAACAGCGCCTTTTATACCAAGACATATGGCTGCCGTAAACATTAAGGCATGATGTTCGAATTCAAGTGAACAATGTATACACGAATAGCTCTTGCCTCTTGGAATAAAGAGACGGAAAATAAGGCTATTGGCAAATGTCTCGGCCCTTGCTGTCTATGGCTATGGGCACATGCACAGATGGCAGGTGTGCATGTCAATTTGGATaattcaaattaatgaacttggagCTAGTCTGTGATCTACTTTCACTGATCAAAAGCTGAGCCCCTTGGGTACTGCCTAACTACAGAGATGGGTTGTACAAAATTCATTGTGCAAGTAGCGGGTTATGCTAAGGCTATACACGGCTAAATGATCATTAACGTTGAATAGAAAATATGCAAGGGGAGGTCGAAGGCAAAAAAAAGAAGAAGTTTAGAGGCTAGGGTAATACCTTATCCTCCTTCCCATACGCATCCCTGAAACTAATGTCAGATTGCCCATTTGCATCAAGAAATCTCCTGTCAGACATCTCCTTCAATCGTTTTTGAACATCGACGGCTTGCAAGCTTGATGAATGCTGTTGTTTCAAATAAATTACATCCTTCCCTCCCATTTTAACACCAACGACTATATGTGTCCCAAATTTTTGAATGAACCTGCAAGGTTAAGCAATTAAGGTTGAAGTTCAGATTTACGACTTGGGCAGAACAATTGGCTCAGCACATGTTTTAACAAGAACAGTGTACATCCAATTCCAGTGCTACATGCTTATAAAGATGACTGTAGAAAAGAGAACTGATACTATTTACATATGGTCACATCTGACATGAAATTTGCAAGGACTAAAACTGGCAGTAGAGGACAGCTTTCAAAAGAGTCGGTGCTCAGACAATCCACCAATCAGACATGAATGTATCATACCAGAATCAGAACAATTCAGAAAAATGGCAGTCAAAGATTGATGCTATCATCCTATCAAGACTTCATTGAAGGAGCAAAAACACAGAGGCCTATCTTATCTTCAATGACTACATACTTTCAGGTATGACAGAATAAAATATGGATCTAACCTTGCCAAAGCAGCAGGTTCCCAGGTTGATGGAACAGCCTGCTTAACATGATTTCGTAGTACAATTTGTGCCTTAGAGAGTGCAACAGTATATAGTGTGATACACCAACCATCAAAAGCAAGTGACTTGGTACTCGCAGCATCTTTCTGCCAGGAGCCAGTAAATTCAAACATATTATTGAACAGGCCAGATGGAATTTTTCCGGACAAAGATAACTCCCGGTTGAATTGCTCCGACATCTGCAAAATGCTTCATGATTTGAGAAAGGTAGCTATTTTTTTCTCCAAACATTGTAAACACATCCAAACATTATTTAAAGCAGCTTGACAGCTTCCATGACAGCTTTGGAAGGAAACACATGATAGGGACAGAAGTTTGTACTAGTGAAACACAATATTCAGTAGAAGAGATGCTATACCAATCGCCAACCATAGGAAATAAGAAACAAGGTACATCTCATGCTTCTGCAGCACATAAATCATAATCCCGAGCGACACTAGAACAGCATCACAACGAACTCCCGCCCTCCAAGGTGGAAATGAACAAACCTATCGTGGGAAGGTTACATGTTTCTGAGATAGGAGCTATTGGCTAGAGCATGCTGCATGCCAAAAATGCATCCTGCTGGTGCTAGCAAACTGGTAGAAGCATACGATCCCGTAGTTTCTTCTAAATGTCTAAACTGATAATTTTGGACCTTATAATAAGGTAACAACCAAAATATTATCTATGTACGCCTCCATTAGCATTACTCAAACTGGAAAAACACTTCTTCTGGCTGAATACATCTATGCAGGCCTCAACTGTTTGGTGCTTCTATATGTTTCTGAAATGGCAAAAATCAGTACCTAATCCAAGGTATGCTGCCAGCAACCTTGTAAGAAGCCTACAGTCCCAGAGTTTCCAACTTTCTTCCAAATATCTAACCTGATAATTCACAGCCTTCTATTCTGGTAACGACCAAAACATTATCTACATACACCTCACATTACTCACACAGGAAAAGTATTCTGCCTGGAAGTGGCAGAATACATATCTCTACAGGCCTCAAAGTGTTTGGTGCCTATATATGTCTTTGAAGGGACAAAAATCAGTGCGTAAAAAATTGCTAGTTACTAAGAATAGGTGGTTCTGAAATGGTAAATTGACTTGTGTTCATTTCTGTCATCTTCCTTGTTCTGGAGTAACTAATATAGGCATCCAAGAAACCATACCTGCTGGAACGACAGGACATCGGACCGGAACCGCATCCGCTCCCCCTTGTCGCACTTGATGGACTTGGGCACGCCGGCGACGGTGGTGAGGCTGCCGGGGAGCACGATGTCCTGGGTCCCATCGCGGTCGAGCTCGATGAGCGACGGGTCGGGCGAGCCGCGCTGCTTGCAGAACTTGAGCCGGACGTCCGCGGCGACGTCGTAGCCGAGGCCGATGGAGCGGATGGCGGACTCGGCGGCCCGCTGCAGCATCTCCTTGCTGTCCCTAGGCGCCATCCTCGCTCATCCCACGGCGCCGGAACAAAATTTCAACCCCCTGGAGGCGGAACACCCGGAGCAAAATCAGCAGACGACGCGGCTAGACAAAATCGTTGCTCAGCTGAAACGGCCGCAGGACCGGGaaaagaaactgaaattcctcgcCAGATCGGCCGGAGCCGCGGGGGCTGGCGGGGGCGGATCTGGGCGGCGCGGCCGGAAacacggggggatcggccggcggcCGCCGGAGGGCCGAAAGCTCGTACCTTTCTGCGAATCGGAGCCCGGGACTTCGCCGGCCGGCGCCGGAGGAACGCCGCGACGGGGCGGAGGAGGAAGACGGCaccgcgcggcgcggcggcggcggcggtggggacgGGGGGAGGTCGCCGGGGTGGGTGGGGTCGTGGGGAAGACCACGGGGGCGGCGTGGGAGGGAGGGGAAAGGTCCAGGAGGAGGATGaggtctgaggaggaggaggaggaggggttgAACAGTTGGAGCAGTGGAGGAGGAGACAGTGACATTCcacttttgtttcttgtttttgtaCTAGCTGGGAGATGAATTATCTACAGTGATTAATTATTATTGGTGGCAGGTGGACTGCATTGAAAGTGTAAAAGTGAGAGCCATTGACTTTGGATTTTGGTGTTAGGTTTAGTCCATGCCAATAAATCATTTATagtgttattttattttattttttaaaattgGTTGTGTATTACATTGAATTTCTTCCCTACTGAATTTTCCCTAATGTTTTTTCTTAGAATTTCATGTGTGGTGGAGCaaatagtactcccttcattttgaATTATAAGATGTTCTTATTTTTTTcctgaatcggatgtatatagacgtggtTTGTGTGTTAGTTCATTTATTTCAGTCTAGCTATATTTTACTTTCTCCGTTTTATTATGTAAGACGTTTTTCGACACTACATTAGAATGAAAACGGTCTtacatgggacggagggagtatatttggcTTCATGTTTAATTTGGAATAGGGATGATCCTGTAGAACAGTTGCCCTCATAAAAGGGGAAAGGTTTTTCTTTTCTGACTAGCAAAAAGAAAAAGGTTGAAGAGGTGAGTTTGGCTTCAGTCTCTCGTTTTCTTTTTTGACTTTTTTTTCTCGTTGAAAAGTCTGGTTGTTGGGCGTTGGCAATGGCAAAGCCAGGTTCACGTGCACGCgtactctttttttctctctctctctttctctcttgagGGGATGTCTATGTCTATGTCTACCTCGTCTAGGTTGCGTTTACGCATATATTGGTGTACTTTGGTTTTAGGCACATGCTGTCAACGAAAAGCTTTGACCATCTTAAGCTGCATAGAACTCATTTTGTGCTGGTTTACGATTTTCACAAACAAAAAAAAGTTATGTATAGATCCTTACTCCGTAATTTTAAAAGTCAGCGTAGGCACCTCGTAGTCGACGTGATTCTCCTATCACTGAACTACATCACCGGAAGTTCTAAAAAAATAAAGGAAAATGCAAGCAGCAGGACTTGAACCCTGCTGGGCTGGGTATACCATTGttcttctaaccatccaaccacagcctGGTTCATCTGTATCCATCTATACTAATATAAAAAGATCCAAAGTGATAAATCCAATTAATCTTGGTAATCAAACCATGTCAATCCAACGATCTAGATTGCTCTGAGTGGCGAGTGCTCAAGATGTTTAGCATGCAATTAATATCATGCCAAATATAATTAATGTATAATTGATCTCCTACCTAATATCAACATGATTAATTTCCTTACCAATACAAACATGCATTGCACGTAGAATTTACTGGTTTTAAATAAGGACCCAATATATCTATCTACATACttaaataaattttaaaaatgattttgcgTAACATAGAATTAGCGGGCTgggggtgaaaggatcgatatagttgactagagggggggtgaataggcaactaacaatttttaatcttttctttaccaattaAAACTTTGCAACaaggtaggttgtctagatatgcaactatgcgagcaacctatatgatgcaataacaaatagcacataagcaagcaagggttacaacacaaataagcttgcacaaataaaggcacaagataaccaagagtggagccggtggagacgaggatgtgttaccgaagttcctttcttttaaggggaagtacgtctccgttagagcggtgtggaggcacaatgctccctaagaagccactagggccaccatattctcctcacgctggccctcacacaatgcgagatgccgtgattccactattggtgcccttgaaggcggcgaccgaacctttacaaacaaggttggggcaatctccacaacttaattggaggctcccaacgacaccacgaagcttcaccacaatggactatggctccgaggtgacctcaaccgtctagggtgctcaaacacccaagagtaacaagatgcgctagggattagtgggggaatcaaatttcttttagtggaagtgtagatcggggccttctcaaccaatcccgagcaaatcaacaagtttgattggctagggagagagatcgggcgaaaatggagcttggagcaacaatggagctttttggGGAAaacgtaggtcaactttggggaagaagacacctttatatagtgggggaaacaatccaaccgtacCCCCCCCCCAAGCAGCcatgcacagagcggtactaccgcttgggcagggcggtactaccgctgaacaagcggtactaccgttccctcccagcggtactgccgcgcacacGAGGATAGCAAGGACCtggcccagagcggtactaccgcggaagtaagggtggtactaccgcttggagcggtactaccgccactactgccgctactagtaccgcaaaacccgacacgaaaaacagaggtctcgagtcgaggcggtagtagcccggaaccacagcggtactacggccgaagacagcaagcggtactaccgcttggggagcggtactaccgcttgacgtgcttcggcggtactaccgctgggacaggtcAGGGCAGGCAAGGAGAGGAAAGGAAGCTCCAATGATGCGGAAAGGAAcagcgggtgtgataaggatgtgtacgtgttgattccaccctagccttaccaaagtggatcccctcttgatagtacggtgactcctacgaaactagtccaccaacagagaaatgaaggagctacaccgtcttgaataaaacaccgaggggagggaatcgtctcgtgccaaaggatgaatctctgaaaagctcaacgcacacgattagtccgcaaaagcattgtcatcaatcaccaaaacaccttggggataaatatgcccttacaatctccccctttttggtggattgatgacaatacgagatTTGCACAAACGGGGAAAGACATATGACATGCGCAAAAccccaccgtcctaaaatgtagcttggctccccctagatgtgtgctatctagataagtgctttggactgcacggcacacatattaggatcaacgctccccctacattttagagaccaacaacctaagcaggGTATATGAGAGCAGAGtaaataacaggataagcatgcaactcataagctaggtagacatagataaagataatctagagataaggtagcatatgtctcgcaccatatgtctggaacttaggtctcactgacacaaaaccaaacaaagcaaatggCGAGAAAGCACACCACAAATAAGACACACTCGCGAAACAGACAATgacgacacaaatccctaaactctctccccctttggcatcgagacaccaaaaagagagggagtgttgctacggttCCAGGTGATAGCAAGATCGCGAACATCAGATCTCAGCGGGATCATCTTCGCCACCATCGTCGGTCgggaactgctcggcatcagaatctgtccacgggcaatgctgctgaacccagtcctcctcctcagtaagctggtcctcagatccacttaGAATggtagcacccaactgacgcatgagctccttgtgacgacccctggccttcttctcagcaacatgagtcatgtactggccgtgagactccatgcagaacaacttctttatcttgagcttgagcttctttgcccaagagggctctgccccagaaggctcatagtcatcatcatcctcagcctcagcctcctcctcgatctccatggcagcagcagacgaTGCACCCCCAGACTTAgggacctgagtgccccagttgtccttcttcctcagacgcttgacctcatgagacaccaactctccagtctctagcataacctttggatagacacgatcccaagccttctcaataagcagcatgatgaatGGTCCATAGATCGGGCACTTACGCTCAGAGATGGAAGATAAGAGtttagaccacataacatgagagatgcccagggactcgccagtgttttcttccttctcacgctggcagaagagaagcatgtccacaagataagaatgaaccatatccagattcccgatgctaGGGAAAAGAGTCTCACGAAAGACACGGTG contains:
- the LOC119278851 gene encoding MACPF domain-containing protein At4g24290-like; the encoded protein is MAPRDSKEMLQRAAESAIRSIGLGYDVAADVRLKFCKQRGSPDPSLIELDRDGTQDIVLPGSLTTVAGVPKSIKCDKGERMRFRSDVLSFQQMSEQFNRELSLSGKIPSGLFNNMFEFTGSWQKDAASTKSLAFDGWCITLYTVALSKAQIVLRNHVKQAVPSTWEPAALARFIQKFGTHIVVGVKMGGKDVIYLKQQHSSSLQAVDVQKRLKEMSDRRFLDANGQSDISFRDAYGKEDKSDRREQRLRFVESSPLNSYASKEDLVVLPRRRGGRDKDMLSHSEWLNSVQAEPDVISMSFIPITSLLNGVPGSGFLNHAINLYLRYKPPIEELHQFLEFQLPRQWAPVYSDLPLGPQRKKQSSASLPVNFIGPTLYVCTNMVDVGKRPITGLRLFLEGKKSNKLAIHLQHLCSLPQIIQLEDDPYNNRTPEPFDRKYVEPIGSWKRFSHVCTAPVESEDASIVTGARLEVISQGFKKILFLRLHFSKVVNAHSVRQPEWEGSPNLIQKSGLISTLISTHFSTAVQKPMPRPADVNINSAVYPGGPPAPVQPPKLLKFVDTTEMVRGPQDLPGYWVVSGAKLHLERGKISLRVRYSLLTAMLPDDEDYALDDEF